The Xenopus tropicalis strain Nigerian chromosome 7, UCB_Xtro_10.0, whole genome shotgun sequence genome includes a region encoding these proteins:
- the LOC101733990 gene encoding uncharacterized protein C11orf52 homolog: MGNVGSSKLWPVSLGGKKKSKHNGSKKRHSTKRTQKPPNDAPTYDTVAEVPVYAVVDKAKQKKTKEENIHYADIEVLRRPTTNTSKRKPDIPPKPEATEYASINFPKEYNPVKGTLV, encoded by the exons ATGGGAAACGTTGGTAGCAGCAAATTGTGGCCTGTCTC aCTCGGGGGAAAgaagaaaagtaaacataatg GTTCAAAGAAAAGACACTCTACTAAACGTACCCAA AAACCACCCAATGATGCACCCACATATGACACAGTAGCAGAGGTTCCTGTTTACGCTGTTGTGGACAAGGCcaagcaaaaaaaaactaaagaagaAAATATTCATTATGCAGATATTGAGGTCTTACGTCGTCCCACCACAAACACCTCCAAACGGAAGCCTGACATTCCCCCAAAACCAGAAGCAACAGAGTACGCTTCTATTAACTTTCCTAAGGAATACAATCCTGTCAAAGGTACTCTGGTCTAA